From a single Candidatus Binatus sp. genomic region:
- a CDS encoding thioredoxin domain-containing protein — MSQANNPESHSGRKPNRLINEQSPYLRQHAYNPVDWYAWGPDALARAKAENKPIMLSIGYSACHWCHVMERESFENDAIARLINENFIAIKVDREERPDLDQIYMDAVQLITGRGGWPLTMFLAPDGRPFFGGTYYPPEDRHGMPGFPRILAAASQAYRDGAKEVTNNLEKLTEALGALTNYVPTGGDLKPGLAAESARALAAHYDSINGGLGQAPKFPNTFVFSLFLRVHAADGDEAMAEMVRHTLSKMARGGIYDQVGGGFHRYSVDERWLVPHFEKMLYDNALLARLYLDAGRALNEPEFLGVAREIFDYVLREMTSPEGGFYAAQDADSDGEEGKFFIWTPEQADAVLGPELGAIAQRYFDITIEGNFDGANIPHRTIELADAARMFKLSEDDMASKIREIRGKLFAAREQRVKPGRDEKILVAWNAMMIGAFAQGYRALHERRYLEAARRAADFMLASMWDGRALKRSFKDGVARHNAYLEDYAQLAGAMLDVYEASLDAKYLAHARTLAGVILERFIDKGKGGFFFTSDDHEALITRSKAAFDGSTPSGNSAAVMAMLRLHGYTGEERYRVEAERTLKLFREFIEKQPFGFSHMLEAVELYQRGPTEVVIVGSRNSAELLEWTERLGLIYVPNLAIFVFVAGDADAGAQTGFIPEQVRGKRQIDGHVTAYVCREHTCTPPITTFKDLQKELAD, encoded by the coding sequence ATGAGCCAGGCCAACAATCCCGAAAGTCATTCCGGCCGCAAGCCGAACCGGTTAATCAACGAACAAAGTCCGTACCTGCGCCAGCACGCGTACAATCCTGTCGATTGGTATGCGTGGGGACCGGACGCGCTGGCGCGCGCGAAGGCGGAGAACAAGCCGATCATGCTGTCGATTGGCTACTCGGCCTGTCACTGGTGCCACGTGATGGAGCGGGAGTCGTTCGAGAACGACGCGATCGCGCGGCTGATCAACGAGAACTTCATTGCGATCAAGGTTGATCGCGAAGAGCGGCCCGACCTCGATCAGATTTACATGGATGCGGTGCAGCTGATCACGGGGCGCGGCGGATGGCCGCTGACGATGTTCCTGGCGCCGGACGGACGGCCGTTTTTCGGCGGGACCTACTACCCGCCCGAAGATCGTCATGGGATGCCCGGATTTCCGCGCATCCTGGCCGCGGCGTCGCAGGCGTATCGCGATGGCGCCAAGGAAGTCACCAACAATCTCGAAAAACTGACCGAGGCGCTCGGCGCGCTCACCAACTACGTCCCCACCGGCGGCGACTTGAAGCCGGGACTGGCGGCGGAATCGGCGCGCGCGCTCGCCGCGCACTACGACAGCATCAACGGCGGACTGGGCCAGGCGCCGAAATTTCCCAACACGTTCGTATTCTCGCTGTTTCTTCGCGTGCACGCGGCCGACGGCGACGAGGCGATGGCCGAGATGGTTCGGCACACGCTTTCGAAGATGGCGCGCGGCGGAATCTACGACCAGGTCGGCGGCGGATTCCATCGCTACAGCGTGGACGAGCGATGGCTGGTGCCGCACTTCGAAAAAATGCTCTACGACAACGCGCTGCTGGCGCGCCTGTACCTGGACGCCGGCCGCGCGCTCAATGAGCCGGAGTTTCTCGGCGTGGCGCGCGAAATCTTCGATTACGTTTTGCGCGAGATGACAAGTCCCGAGGGCGGCTTTTACGCCGCGCAGGACGCGGACAGCGACGGCGAAGAAGGAAAGTTTTTCATCTGGACGCCGGAGCAGGCCGACGCCGTCCTCGGTCCCGAGCTCGGCGCGATAGCCCAGCGCTATTTCGACATCACGATCGAAGGCAATTTCGATGGCGCGAATATTCCGCATCGCACCATCGAGCTCGCCGACGCCGCGCGGATGTTCAAGCTTTCGGAAGACGACATGGCGTCGAAGATTCGCGAGATTCGCGGCAAACTGTTCGCGGCTCGCGAACAAAGGGTGAAGCCGGGCCGCGACGAAAAAATTCTGGTGGCGTGGAACGCGATGATGATCGGCGCGTTTGCGCAGGGATATCGCGCGCTGCACGAGCGGCGGTACCTCGAAGCGGCCCGGCGCGCTGCCGATTTCATGCTGGCGTCGATGTGGGATGGGCGCGCGCTCAAGCGCTCGTTCAAGGACGGGGTCGCGCGGCACAACGCCTACCTCGAAGACTATGCGCAGTTGGCGGGCGCGATGCTCGACGTGTACGAAGCGTCGCTCGACGCGAAATACCTGGCGCACGCGCGGACGCTCGCCGGCGTGATCCTCGAGCGGTTTATCGACAAGGGAAAGGGTGGATTCTTTTTCACCTCGGACGATCACGAAGCGCTGATCACCCGCTCCAAGGCGGCTTTCGACGGCTCGACGCCGTCGGGCAACAGCGCGGCGGTGATGGCGATGCTCAGGCTGCACGGCTACACCGGCGAGGAGCGCTACCGGGTCGAGGCGGAGCGGACGCTCAAGCTGTTTCGCGAATTTATCGAGAAGCAGCCGTTCGGGTTCTCTCACATGCTCGAAGCGGTCGAGCTTTACCAGCGCGGGCCGACCGAAGTTGTGATCGTCGGCAGCCGCAACTCTGCCGAGCTGCTCGAATGGACGGAGCGGCTCGGCCTCATCTACGTTCCGAATCTTGCGATCTTCGTTTTCGTTGCGGGCGATGCCGATGCCGGCGCTCAGACTGGGTTCATCCCGGAGCAGGTGCGCGGCAAGCGGCAAATCGACGGCCATGTGACTGCTTACGTATGCCGCGAGCACACCTGCACGCCGCCGATTACGACGTTCAAGGATCTTCAAAAGGAATTGGCCGACTAG
- a CDS encoding glycosyltransferase family 39 protein, which yields MAEQRARQLQFAAMTSDCASRDSAASQHAAGNDNDSRFRLRAGCVLILAAILFFARLGARALWSSEFRWAEIAREMLVTHNYFWPTINGHVYYDKPLGSYWLVIFSTPFTGGLNEAATRLPCAIAGLLAVAILMLLVRRLYDARTAILGGVILATSFSFVFFSRNASADVETLTGELAALLLFNHYEERGGGLWVVGLWLIMAATSLTKGLLGFALPLLVIGVYACLRDGVVPFFQAIIRGPLIDRIRWLVERNRWFFNWYTVAAVALGALVYGLPFQISSRLMGSEKGLRMVYRENVVRFFHPFDHRGPIYLYVYVIFALMAPWSALLPAALVETHSLRRGGAEPARADRFALVYFWATFIFFTVSGSRRSYYILPILPAAAILVARTLAYPSESELRSMIARRLLTVGYAIVALTAVAGIVLLIPARAILPSPYDAFPPLPAKLAFIVFWVVSVAAVAYATGKFSPYRVAISVGTIAYLAMVYIFIFAIPAAEAYRGEKPFGYAVLNKIGGSTDRLVLFKTEGPLFYLNPPKPIAEFNKQQDLQDAIAKGSARWMIVRRRDMPKLDTLTTVELGEASYPWETDYNYRNKVLLVRLGK from the coding sequence ATGGCAGAGCAACGCGCGCGCCAGTTACAATTCGCTGCTATGACCTCCGATTGCGCATCACGCGACTCCGCCGCATCGCAGCACGCCGCCGGCAACGACAACGATTCGCGCTTTCGCCTGCGCGCCGGATGCGTCCTGATTCTCGCCGCGATTCTCTTCTTCGCCCGCCTGGGTGCGCGAGCGCTGTGGTCCTCGGAATTCCGATGGGCCGAAATCGCGCGCGAGATGCTGGTGACGCACAACTACTTCTGGCCGACGATCAACGGTCACGTTTATTACGACAAGCCGCTCGGCTCCTATTGGCTCGTAATTTTTTCCACACCGTTCACCGGCGGCCTCAACGAGGCTGCCACGCGCCTGCCCTGCGCGATAGCCGGCCTGCTGGCAGTGGCGATACTGATGCTGCTGGTGCGACGCCTCTACGACGCTCGCACCGCGATCCTTGGCGGCGTCATCCTCGCGACCAGCTTCAGCTTCGTATTCTTTTCGCGCAACGCCAGCGCCGACGTCGAAACGCTCACCGGCGAGCTGGCCGCACTGCTGCTCTTCAATCACTACGAAGAGCGCGGCGGCGGATTGTGGGTCGTGGGCCTATGGCTGATCATGGCGGCGACTTCGCTCACCAAAGGTCTGCTCGGATTCGCGCTGCCGCTATTGGTGATCGGAGTGTATGCATGCCTGCGCGACGGAGTTGTCCCGTTTTTTCAGGCGATTATCCGTGGCCCTCTGATCGATCGGATACGATGGCTGGTCGAGCGCAATCGATGGTTCTTCAACTGGTACACGGTCGCCGCCGTCGCGCTGGGCGCGCTGGTTTACGGGCTGCCCTTCCAAATCTCGTCGCGCCTGATGGGCTCGGAAAAGGGCCTCAGGATGGTGTATCGCGAGAACGTGGTGCGGTTTTTCCACCCGTTCGATCATCGCGGACCTATCTACTTATATGTCTACGTTATCTTCGCGCTGATGGCTCCGTGGTCGGCGCTGTTGCCCGCGGCCCTGGTGGAAACGCACAGCCTGCGCCGCGGCGGCGCCGAGCCTGCTCGCGCGGATCGATTTGCGTTGGTTTATTTCTGGGCGACGTTCATATTTTTCACTGTCTCGGGATCGCGCCGCAGCTACTACATCCTGCCGATTCTGCCCGCCGCCGCGATCCTGGTCGCCAGAACGCTCGCGTATCCCAGCGAAAGCGAATTACGCTCGATGATCGCCCGCCGACTGCTGACTGTCGGCTACGCGATCGTCGCGTTGACCGCGGTCGCCGGCATCGTTCTGCTGATTCCCGCCCGGGCGATTCTCCCGAGTCCCTACGATGCGTTCCCGCCACTGCCCGCCAAGCTCGCCTTCATCGTGTTCTGGGTCGTATCAGTCGCCGCCGTCGCGTACGCGACTGGCAAATTCAGCCCCTATCGCGTGGCAATATCGGTGGGCACGATCGCGTATCTTGCGATGGTCTATATCTTTATCTTCGCGATACCTGCGGCGGAGGCTTATCGCGGTGAAAAGCCCTTCGGCTACGCAGTCCTGAACAAGATTGGCGGTTCGACCGACCGGCTCGTGCTGTTCAAGACCGAGGGGCCGCTGTTCTATCTCAATCCGCCAAAGCCAATCGCCGAGTTCAATAAGCAGCAGGATTTGCAGGATGCGATCGCCAAGGGGAGCGCCCGCTGGATGATTGTTCGGCGGCGCGATATGCCCAAGCTCGACACTCTCACCACCGTCGAGCTTGGCGAGGCGTCATATCCGTGGGAGACCGACTACAATTACCGAAATAAAGTGCTGCTCGTCCGGCTCGGCAAGTAA
- a CDS encoding CoA transferase, whose amino-acid sequence MGKSLDGINIVEFASHMGAAYATMLLAENGARAIKIEPPRGSRERGTPHFHVLNRSKRALELDLDDRASQPRIADLIRWADIVVTGFTPARLKQLNLDAESIRRINPRAIALGMHPLGSRGPDADFDANDELAAARGGITGSQWARSGNPVALVFPAASYSAGVLAATAAVAAIVARGANRAGDAVEVSLLAGAFSLQTGAILSHEAMTSLYQGPLDPLGPIPVYRLFEAADGKYLFVACGNTTFWGKFAIAIDRPELVADPRFENAPWGIAPEHWQPLKDIIEPIIRTRTRDEWLGILREYDVPCAPVMTRHEFIDHPQTRALGMRTEIDDPALGRMIQMGLPVFLSDTPGEITGPAPQAGDDRAALQWLAEPGRDPSPEKDLRSAERPPLDGVTVLDFASYIAGSYGPMILAQLGAKVIKIESLEGDSFRHFGFGFLGWNQGKRAISVNLATGEGREIIHGLADKADIVVENLRPGRMRKFGFDYESLAARNPRIIYMSLNGFGNRGPEHNQPGFDPLLQARSGAMAAQGGHHGHPVYLTCAICDYGAAMLSAFGCVLALRARERTGRGQLCETSLLQAAMAFQAGEFAFYPGRQDMENGGAENRGRSALSRAYSCRGGEWLFISLTDETQWKALLTIASGLPKINWDAAAAEPNEGALAAALAQQFAKLDRDDALAALKKSAIPATRVNHLGELFDDPQVLANDLIAELSHSQWGRVKQTGMLTKFSASPATIDRAAPMLGEHTDEILRECLGYPAGRIAALRAAGVVK is encoded by the coding sequence ATGGGTAAATCACTCGACGGAATCAACATCGTTGAATTCGCCTCTCACATGGGCGCAGCTTACGCCACGATGCTCTTGGCGGAAAACGGCGCGCGCGCCATCAAGATCGAGCCGCCGCGCGGTTCGCGCGAGCGCGGCACGCCGCACTTCCACGTCCTCAACCGCTCCAAGCGTGCGCTCGAGCTGGACCTCGACGATCGCGCATCGCAGCCTCGAATCGCGGACCTGATTCGATGGGCCGATATCGTAGTCACCGGCTTCACACCGGCCCGGCTGAAACAACTGAACCTCGACGCCGAATCGATTCGCCGGATTAATCCGCGCGCGATTGCGCTCGGCATGCATCCGCTGGGCAGCCGCGGCCCCGACGCCGACTTCGATGCGAACGACGAGCTGGCCGCTGCCCGCGGCGGAATCACCGGCAGCCAGTGGGCGCGCAGCGGCAATCCCGTCGCGCTGGTTTTTCCGGCGGCGAGTTATTCGGCGGGCGTGCTGGCGGCGACTGCGGCCGTCGCGGCGATTGTGGCGCGCGGCGCGAACCGGGCGGGCGACGCGGTCGAAGTCTCGCTTCTGGCCGGCGCGTTCTCGCTCCAGACCGGCGCAATCCTGAGTCACGAGGCGATGACCAGCCTCTATCAGGGTCCGCTGGATCCGCTCGGCCCGATTCCGGTTTATCGTCTGTTCGAGGCCGCCGACGGCAAGTACCTGTTTGTCGCATGCGGTAACACGACCTTCTGGGGCAAGTTCGCGATCGCAATCGATCGCCCCGAACTGGTCGCCGACCCGCGGTTCGAAAATGCGCCGTGGGGAATCGCGCCCGAACACTGGCAGCCGCTCAAAGACATCATCGAGCCGATCATCCGCACGCGCACGCGCGACGAATGGCTGGGCATCCTGCGCGAATACGACGTCCCGTGCGCCCCGGTGATGACCCGCCACGAGTTCATCGATCACCCGCAGACGCGCGCGCTCGGGATGCGCACTGAGATCGACGACCCCGCTCTCGGCCGCATGATTCAGATGGGCCTGCCGGTGTTCCTGAGCGACACTCCCGGCGAAATCACGGGCCCCGCTCCCCAGGCCGGCGACGATCGCGCGGCGCTGCAATGGCTTGCAGAGCCAGGGCGCGATCCATCGCCGGAAAAGGACCTGCGCTCGGCTGAACGGCCGCCGCTCGACGGCGTCACCGTGCTCGACTTCGCCAGCTACATCGCGGGTTCGTACGGCCCGATGATACTCGCGCAACTCGGCGCCAAGGTCATCAAGATCGAAAGCCTCGAGGGCGATTCGTTTCGCCACTTCGGTTTCGGCTTCCTCGGCTGGAACCAGGGCAAGCGCGCCATCTCGGTCAATCTTGCGACCGGGGAAGGCCGCGAAATCATCCATGGGCTCGCGGACAAGGCCGACATCGTGGTCGAGAATCTGCGGCCGGGCCGGATGCGCAAGTTCGGCTTCGATTACGAAAGCCTGGCGGCGCGCAACCCGCGCATCATCTATATGTCGCTCAACGGGTTCGGAAATCGCGGACCCGAGCACAACCAGCCCGGCTTCGATCCGCTGTTGCAGGCGCGCTCGGGCGCGATGGCGGCGCAAGGCGGCCATCACGGGCATCCGGTGTACCTGACCTGCGCGATTTGCGACTACGGCGCCGCGATGCTCTCCGCGTTTGGATGCGTGCTCGCGCTGCGTGCGCGCGAACGTACCGGACGCGGCCAGTTATGCGAGACCTCGCTGCTGCAAGCCGCGATGGCTTTTCAGGCCGGCGAGTTCGCGTTCTATCCGGGGCGGCAGGACATGGAAAATGGCGGCGCTGAGAATCGCGGGCGCTCGGCGCTTTCGCGCGCCTACAGTTGCCGCGGCGGCGAATGGCTATTCATCTCGCTGACCGACGAGACGCAATGGAAGGCGCTACTGACTATTGCGTCCGGGCTGCCGAAGATTAACTGGGACGCGGCCGCGGCGGAACCGAACGAGGGCGCTCTGGCGGCGGCGCTTGCGCAGCAGTTTGCGAAGCTCGATCGCGACGACGCACTCGCCGCGTTGAAGAAATCCGCCATCCCGGCTACGCGGGTAAATCATTTGGGCGAATTGTTCGACGATCCGCAGGTCCTCGCCAACGACCTGATCGCCGAGTTGTCTCATTCGCAATGGGGCCGCGTGAAGCAAACCGGAATGCTGACGAAGTTTTCCGCGTCCCCCGCCACGATCGACCGCGCCGCGCCGATGCTGGGCGAGCACACCGACGAGATCCTCCGCGAGTGCCTCGGTTACCCGGCCGGCCGAATCGCCGCGCTGCGCGCCGCCGGCGTCGTCAAGTGA
- a CDS encoding amidase codes for MPFQELLEFDVATLSGKLRARDISPVELTEAYLGRIEQTDGSLRAYITVTDTIARKAAKKAEAEIAAGKWRGPFHGVPIALKDLVYTSRIRTTGGSKILADFKPDHDATVWTRLKRAGAVLLGKLNQHEFAYGITSSNPHWGIVRNPYALDRIPGGSSGGSAAAIAARSAAATIGTDTGGSIRIPAALCGCVGLKPTWSRVSRYGVIPLAYTLDHVGPITRTVRDAAMMLQIIAGADRNDSTASRQPVPDFSAGLDGQISGMRIGVIRELNDGLSDDVAHSFNAALETLRSLGATVDHVTIPSLPAAGIMNGVITWAEALEIHEEWMRTRPQDYGDDVRRILEIGMMTTATSYIRAQRARARTLAESIAVLADHDALVAPASAIVAPKIGTTQILEAREDRVDVVAAILRFTQPFNSTGQPAIAVPTGLSPDGLPIAMQVIGRPFGEPEIIRVAAAYERARGALPPPPEIA; via the coding sequence ATGCCATTTCAGGAACTACTCGAATTCGATGTAGCTACTCTGTCCGGCAAGCTGCGCGCGCGCGACATTTCACCGGTCGAGCTGACCGAGGCGTATCTCGGCCGAATCGAACAGACCGACGGATCGCTGCGCGCCTATATCACCGTCACCGATACGATCGCGCGCAAGGCGGCGAAAAAAGCCGAGGCCGAAATCGCCGCCGGAAAATGGCGGGGGCCATTCCATGGCGTTCCGATCGCGCTCAAGGATCTGGTGTACACGAGCCGGATTCGCACCACCGGCGGCTCGAAGATCCTCGCCGATTTCAAACCCGATCACGACGCGACCGTGTGGACGCGCCTCAAGCGCGCCGGCGCCGTGCTGCTCGGCAAACTCAACCAGCACGAGTTCGCTTACGGGATCACGTCGTCGAATCCGCACTGGGGAATCGTCCGTAATCCCTACGCGCTCGACCGAATCCCCGGCGGCTCGAGCGGCGGCTCGGCCGCTGCGATCGCCGCGCGCAGCGCCGCCGCCACCATCGGCACCGACACCGGCGGCTCGATTCGGATTCCCGCCGCGCTTTGCGGATGCGTCGGGCTGAAGCCGACCTGGAGCCGCGTCAGCCGCTACGGCGTCATCCCGCTGGCCTACACGCTCGATCACGTCGGCCCGATCACGCGCACGGTTCGCGACGCCGCGATGATGCTGCAGATAATCGCGGGCGCCGACCGCAACGATTCCACCGCCAGCCGCCAGCCGGTGCCCGATTTCTCAGCCGGTCTCGACGGCCAGATCTCCGGCATGCGCATCGGCGTGATTCGCGAACTTAACGACGGCCTGAGCGACGATGTCGCGCACTCGTTCAACGCCGCGCTCGAGACGCTGCGATCGCTCGGCGCGACCGTTGACCACGTGACGATTCCCTCGCTCCCGGCGGCCGGCATCATGAACGGCGTCATCACCTGGGCCGAGGCGCTCGAAATTCACGAAGAGTGGATGCGCACCCGTCCCCAGGACTACGGCGACGACGTTCGCCGCATACTCGAGATCGGAATGATGACGACCGCCACCAGTTACATCCGCGCCCAGCGCGCCCGTGCGCGCACGCTGGCCGAGTCGATCGCGGTGCTGGCCGATCACGACGCGCTGGTCGCACCGGCCAGCGCGATCGTGGCGCCCAAAATCGGCACTACTCAAATCCTGGAAGCGCGCGAAGACCGGGTGGATGTCGTCGCGGCGATCCTGCGCTTCACGCAGCCTTTCAATTCGACCGGTCAACCCGCAATAGCTGTTCCCACCGGTCTTTCGCCTGACGGACTGCCGATTGCGATGCAGGTAATCGGCCGTCCGTTCGGAGAGCCGGAAATAATTCGCGTGGCCGCCGCTTATGAGAGAGCGCGCGGCGCGCTCCCACCACCGCCGGAGATTGCGTAG
- the pstS gene encoding phosphate ABC transporter substrate-binding protein PstS, protein MLKRRLIIALFTVLAIAGTGRSGFADRLINGAGATFPYPIYSKWFDVYAKENPGIKFNYQSIGSGGGIRMLSNRTVDLGASDAPLTDQQLAEAPGKILHFPSVMGADVVAYNLPGFTGTLRLTGPVIADIFSGKITKWDDDKIKALNPGAAIPSQDIVVCHRSDGSGTTYIFVDYLSKVSPSWASEVGKGTSVKWPVGLGGKGNEGVTALVQQTPGAIGYVELIYALNNHIPYAELQNKAGNWVRASLEGVTAAAASVSGNMPADFRVSITDAPGAQAYPISSFTYLIVYQKQTNKEVGEQIVKFLHWALTEGQKYAPELKYAPLPAEVVQREEAQIQQIQIP, encoded by the coding sequence ATGCTCAAACGACGACTAATCATTGCCCTTTTCACAGTCCTGGCGATCGCTGGTACCGGCCGCTCCGGATTTGCCGATAGGTTAATCAATGGCGCCGGCGCGACGTTCCCGTACCCGATCTATTCCAAGTGGTTCGACGTTTACGCGAAGGAAAATCCGGGCATCAAGTTCAACTACCAATCGATCGGTTCGGGCGGCGGCATCAGGATGCTCTCGAATCGCACCGTCGATCTTGGCGCGAGCGACGCTCCGCTCACCGATCAACAGCTTGCCGAAGCGCCGGGAAAAATTCTGCACTTCCCGAGCGTGATGGGCGCGGACGTGGTCGCGTACAACCTGCCCGGATTTACCGGCACGCTCCGCCTGACGGGTCCGGTAATCGCGGATATTTTCTCGGGCAAAATAACCAAGTGGGATGACGACAAGATCAAGGCGCTGAATCCGGGCGCGGCGATCCCGTCGCAGGACATCGTCGTATGCCACCGCTCCGACGGCAGCGGCACGACGTATATTTTCGTCGATTACTTGTCGAAGGTCAGCCCGAGTTGGGCGTCGGAGGTGGGCAAAGGAACCTCGGTCAAGTGGCCGGTCGGACTCGGCGGCAAGGGCAACGAGGGCGTGACGGCGCTGGTTCAGCAAACGCCCGGCGCAATCGGCTACGTCGAGCTGATCTACGCGCTCAACAACCACATCCCGTACGCCGAATTACAGAACAAGGCGGGCAACTGGGTGCGGGCGAGCCTCGAGGGCGTGACCGCGGCGGCGGCGTCGGTGTCGGGCAATATGCCGGCCGACTTCCGCGTGTCGATCACGGACGCACCGGGCGCGCAGGCGTACCCGATCTCGTCGTTCACCTATCTGATCGTTTATCAGAAGCAGACCAACAAGGAAGTCGGCGAACAGATCGTGAAGTTCCTGCACTGGGCGCTGACCGAAGGACAGAAGTACGCGCCGGAGCTCAAGTACGCGCCGCTGCCGGCCGAAGTCGTGCAGAGGGAAGAGGCACAGATTCAGCAGATCCAGATTCCGTAA